From the genome of Biomphalaria glabrata chromosome 1, xgBioGlab47.1, whole genome shotgun sequence, one region includes:
- the LOC106068687 gene encoding uncharacterized protein LOC106068687 gives MSTRKLSNKVFALPASHQTYNLSPSDHSQCSTYKGFPSRASTFISTFKQNQRISFTREWFYEEMAVVPTMDMSLGSNVPKRQCLLRPLNYASDPCPVCEHVFRYRDRIVDPRPSWTSAKSKITRPLTVPPNSDGEMKKCHQNCALHPRMHDVEDSRQYMLRSATSNKNSSTKESKKDDGYEKDDRAQDEERDTKSGCVVLSSSSGSGEEKEEHKETSDSLQILAERLDYVRKTNQVLKYYMARDDDGLVLPSLRDIEIPTSSSCMKESYLR, from the coding sequence ATGTCCACTAGAAAACTTTCCAACAAAGTGTTCGCTCTACCAGCTTCTCACCAGACCTACAATTTATCCCCTTCCGATCATTCTCAATGCAGCACATACAAAGGCTTCCCGTCGCGGGCATCAACTTTTATCAGCACGTTCAAACAAAACCAGAGGATCAGTTTCACCAGGGAATGGTTCTACGAAGAAATGGCCGTGGTCCCAACAATGGATATGAGTTTGGGCAGCAATGTCCCAAAGAGGCAGTGTCTCTTGCGTCCACTCAACTACGCCTCCGATCCGTGCCCTGTCTGTGAACACGTCTTCCGATACAGGGATAGAATTGTTGACCCTAGACCAAGCTGGACGTCCGCGAAAAGCAAGATAACCAGGCCCCTTACAGTTCCTCCCAATTCAGACGGAGAGATGAAGAAGTGTCACCAGAACTGTGCATTACACCCGAGGATGCATGATGTAGAAGATAGTAGGCAATATATGCTTAGGTCAGCAACATCCAACAAGAACTCTTCAACTAAGGAGTCGAAGAAGGACGATGGCTACGAAAAAGATGATCGTGCACAAGACGAAGAGAGAGATACCAAAAGTGGGTGTGTCGTTCTATCCAGCAGCAGTGGCTCTGGCGAAGAAAAGGAAGAACACAAAGAAACTTCAGACAGCTTGCAGATTCTGGCTGAGAGATTGGACTATGTCAGAAAGACAAACCAGGTTCTTAAATACTACATGGCAAGAGACGACGATGGACTGGTGTTACCTTCGTTGAGAGACATTGAGATTCCAACTTCAAGTTCCTGCATGAAAGAAAGTTACCTTCGTTGA
- the LOC106068690 gene encoding uncharacterized protein LOC106068690 isoform X1 gives MNKVANNKKDNFLEISRPAIIWCRKLVTSTTLLKNLPYRSSIQGTYSKTVPVKLVDNYTEFADDMTAVHKRIASKNVPNVVPGKRNQIKKESEAPPNVGIWLDVKGKSLHLIDNDEPTVKRRNAETRKTTKMIQLSSGKLPKSRSDSEFGKQRCRLDNSASSLPVKTWFSGNTNDFRVLGSSDETSPECEIIHCAKRQHSIRIRIPSGEPDSEANHDFWRLRDDVSHPIHSRRCTAICDTAEKSEIRSFSRQQDRSAKGAGIKNNNSHAMKYRKHWSPLSSLYNERSLRPPRMTYVDRDAEDIPALIDAQTNNLGHCIETHSSTYGPWSSARSKTDYILQWLADVNAKRKT, from the exons ATGAATAAGGTggctaacaataaaaaagacaattttcttGAAATCTCTAGGCCTGCGATTATCTGGTGTCGGAAGTTGGTCACATCCACGACATTACTTAAAAATTTGCCCTACAGATCCAGCATACAAGGAACCTATTCCAAGACAGTACCCGTGAAATTAGTTG ACAACTACACTGAGTTTGCGGACGACATGACTGCTGTACATAAAAGAATCGCTTCTAAAAACGTGCCGAATGTTGTCCCAGGTAAAAGGAATCAAATCAAAAAAGAATCTGAAGCACCACCAAACGTTGGTATTTGGCTAGACGTCAAGGGAAAGTCGCTACACCTCATTGACAACGATGAGCCAACTGTTAAAAGACGGAACGCTGAAACCAGAAAAACCACCAAGATGATTCAATTAAGTTCAGGAAAACTACCCAAGTCGAGGAGTGATTCTGAATTCGGTAAACAAAGATGTCGTTTGGACAACTCTGCCAGCAGCTTGCCTGTGAAAACCTGGTTCAGCGGAAACACAAATGACTTCCGCGTCTTGGGCAGCAGTGATGAAACCAGTCCAGAATGTGAGATTATTCATTGTGCCAAACGACAGCACTCAATACGTATACGCATACCATCTGGTGAACCAGACTCTGAGGCGAATCATGACTTTTGGAGGCTTCGTGATGACGTGTCCCATCCAATTCACAGTCGAAGATGTACTGCAATCTGCGACACGGCCGAAAAAAGCGAAATTCGTTCATTTTCCAGACAACAAGATCGCAGTGCGAAGGGTGCAGGCATAAAGAACAATAACTCTCATGCTATGAAATACAGAAAACACTGGTCTCCTTTATCCAGTCTGTATAACGAACGTAGTTTAAGGCCCCCAAGAATGACGTATGTTGACAGAGACGCTGAAGACATTCCTGCTTTAATTGATGCACAGACTAACAACTTAGGTCACTGTATTGAGACTCACAG CAGTACATATGGGCCCTGGTCTTCTGCTAGGAGCAAGACTGACTACATACTGCAATGGTTAGCAGACGTGAACGCCAAGAGGAAGACGTAA
- the LOC106068690 gene encoding uncharacterized protein LOC106068690 isoform X2 codes for MNKVANNKKDNFLEISRPAIIWCRKLVTSTTLLKNLPYRSSIQGTYSKTVPVKLVDNYTEFADDMTAVHKRIASKNVPNVVPGKRNQIKKESEAPPNVGIWLDVKGKSLHLIDNDEPTVKRRNAETRKTTKMIQLSSGKLPKSRSDSEFGKQRCRLDNSASSLPVKTWFSGNTNDFRVLGSSDETSPECEIIHCAKRQHSIRIRIPSGEPDSEANHDFWRLRDDVSHPIHSRRCTAICDTAEKSEIRSFSRQQDRSAKGAGIKNNNSHAMKYRKHWSPLSSLYNERSLRPPRMTYVDRDAEDIPALIDAQTNNLGHCIETHSTYGPWSSARSKTDYILQWLADVNAKRKT; via the exons ATGAATAAGGTggctaacaataaaaaagacaattttcttGAAATCTCTAGGCCTGCGATTATCTGGTGTCGGAAGTTGGTCACATCCACGACATTACTTAAAAATTTGCCCTACAGATCCAGCATACAAGGAACCTATTCCAAGACAGTACCCGTGAAATTAGTTG ACAACTACACTGAGTTTGCGGACGACATGACTGCTGTACATAAAAGAATCGCTTCTAAAAACGTGCCGAATGTTGTCCCAGGTAAAAGGAATCAAATCAAAAAAGAATCTGAAGCACCACCAAACGTTGGTATTTGGCTAGACGTCAAGGGAAAGTCGCTACACCTCATTGACAACGATGAGCCAACTGTTAAAAGACGGAACGCTGAAACCAGAAAAACCACCAAGATGATTCAATTAAGTTCAGGAAAACTACCCAAGTCGAGGAGTGATTCTGAATTCGGTAAACAAAGATGTCGTTTGGACAACTCTGCCAGCAGCTTGCCTGTGAAAACCTGGTTCAGCGGAAACACAAATGACTTCCGCGTCTTGGGCAGCAGTGATGAAACCAGTCCAGAATGTGAGATTATTCATTGTGCCAAACGACAGCACTCAATACGTATACGCATACCATCTGGTGAACCAGACTCTGAGGCGAATCATGACTTTTGGAGGCTTCGTGATGACGTGTCCCATCCAATTCACAGTCGAAGATGTACTGCAATCTGCGACACGGCCGAAAAAAGCGAAATTCGTTCATTTTCCAGACAACAAGATCGCAGTGCGAAGGGTGCAGGCATAAAGAACAATAACTCTCATGCTATGAAATACAGAAAACACTGGTCTCCTTTATCCAGTCTGTATAACGAACGTAGTTTAAGGCCCCCAAGAATGACGTATGTTGACAGAGACGCTGAAGACATTCCTGCTTTAATTGATGCACAGACTAACAACTTAGGTCACTGTATTGAGACTCACAG TACATATGGGCCCTGGTCTTCTGCTAGGAGCAAGACTGACTACATACTGCAATGGTTAGCAGACGTGAACGCCAAGAGGAAGACGTAA
- the LOC106068690 gene encoding uncharacterized protein LOC106068690 isoform X3 encodes MTAVHKRIASKNVPNVVPGKRNQIKKESEAPPNVGIWLDVKGKSLHLIDNDEPTVKRRNAETRKTTKMIQLSSGKLPKSRSDSEFGKQRCRLDNSASSLPVKTWFSGNTNDFRVLGSSDETSPECEIIHCAKRQHSIRIRIPSGEPDSEANHDFWRLRDDVSHPIHSRRCTAICDTAEKSEIRSFSRQQDRSAKGAGIKNNNSHAMKYRKHWSPLSSLYNERSLRPPRMTYVDRDAEDIPALIDAQTNNLGHCIETHSSTYGPWSSARSKTDYILQWLADVNAKRKT; translated from the exons ATGACTGCTGTACATAAAAGAATCGCTTCTAAAAACGTGCCGAATGTTGTCCCAGGTAAAAGGAATCAAATCAAAAAAGAATCTGAAGCACCACCAAACGTTGGTATTTGGCTAGACGTCAAGGGAAAGTCGCTACACCTCATTGACAACGATGAGCCAACTGTTAAAAGACGGAACGCTGAAACCAGAAAAACCACCAAGATGATTCAATTAAGTTCAGGAAAACTACCCAAGTCGAGGAGTGATTCTGAATTCGGTAAACAAAGATGTCGTTTGGACAACTCTGCCAGCAGCTTGCCTGTGAAAACCTGGTTCAGCGGAAACACAAATGACTTCCGCGTCTTGGGCAGCAGTGATGAAACCAGTCCAGAATGTGAGATTATTCATTGTGCCAAACGACAGCACTCAATACGTATACGCATACCATCTGGTGAACCAGACTCTGAGGCGAATCATGACTTTTGGAGGCTTCGTGATGACGTGTCCCATCCAATTCACAGTCGAAGATGTACTGCAATCTGCGACACGGCCGAAAAAAGCGAAATTCGTTCATTTTCCAGACAACAAGATCGCAGTGCGAAGGGTGCAGGCATAAAGAACAATAACTCTCATGCTATGAAATACAGAAAACACTGGTCTCCTTTATCCAGTCTGTATAACGAACGTAGTTTAAGGCCCCCAAGAATGACGTATGTTGACAGAGACGCTGAAGACATTCCTGCTTTAATTGATGCACAGACTAACAACTTAGGTCACTGTATTGAGACTCACAG CAGTACATATGGGCCCTGGTCTTCTGCTAGGAGCAAGACTGACTACATACTGCAATGGTTAGCAGACGTGAACGCCAAGAGGAAGACGTAA
- the LOC106068684 gene encoding cytochrome P450 26A1-like isoform X1, giving the protein MTPLVTPALVLLVTIFVCYLSHLLWKRKFDAMKDKTCGLPLPPGDMGWPLIGQNLQFAWKKAQFFVDNFLQYGNIYKTHIFGSPMVRLTGVDYIWPLVSRESQLLSMNVPKSSRVMFGENSLVIYTGVEHFKLKKKLLTAFTPVRLNDYLPCIQEHIRRHLLAWCCQGRMLAFPACEKLMADIMVEITLGCRKEHDPDGLVRESFRTVNKNLISLPLSVPGSGYYQAQKARKVLVEFILNRLSQRGDTDHISMLDVLLVNQSLDNTEADNGGLSREEIVDNALTTLIAGSGTTSGALSCLILMLGKYPDVLETLRAELNKKGLLHADKTVPLSYENILTLEYTQWIIKEVLRLLPPVGGAFRKAEKTLELGNYQVPKGWSVMYSIRDTHNTSDLFHDRNLFLPERWQDTTLQTTLRKPESCSYIPFGAGPRSCLGKSLAVLEMSVFLIELARLVDWELHNPAANMVYLPVTKCEDDLPVTFHLRQ; this is encoded by the exons GACTCCGCTAGTGACACCAGCCTTAGTCCTACTGGTcactatatttgtttgttacttAAGTCACTTGCTATGGAAACGAAAGTTCGACGCCATGAAAGACAAGACGTGTGGTCTCCCTCTTCCCCCTGGAGACATGGGCTGGCCACTCATTGGACAAAACCTCCAGTTTGCTTGGAAG AAAGCTCAGTTTTTTGTTGACAATTTTCTCCAATACGGTAATATCTACAAGACCCACATCTTTGGCAGTCCGATGGTCAGGCTAACTGGGGTTGATTACATCTGGCCACTGGTCAGCAGAGAATCTCAGTTACTGTCAATGAATGTACCCAAATCGAGTCGAGTTATGTTTGGAGAAAACAGCCTTGTCATCTACACAGGTGTGGAGCATTTCAAACTGAAGAAAAAACTGTTGACTGCCTTTACTCCAGTCAG GCTGAACGACTATTTGCCTTGCATACAAGAACACATCAGGAGGCATTTGCTGGCCTGGTGCTGTCAGGGTAGAATGCTGGCGTTTCCCGCATGCGAGAAGCTGATGGCGGACATCATGGTTGAGATCACGTTGGGATGCCGCAAGGAACACGATCCCGATGGCCTGGTGAGGGAATCTTTCAGAACCGTGAACAAGAATTTGATTAGTCTACCTCTCAGTGTTCCTGGATCAGGGTACTATCAG GCTCAGAAAGCGAGGAAAGTCTTAGTCGAGTTCATCCTAAACAGGTTGTCCCAAAGAGGTGACACAGATCACATCAGCATGCTAGATGTTTTACTGGTCAATCAATCGTTGGACAACACAGAGGCTGACAATGGTGGTCTCAGTCGCGAGGAGATCGTCGACAATGCATTAACAACACTGATCGCAGGTTCAGGAACCACTTCTGGCGCACTTAGCTGTTTGATACTCATGCTGGGTAAATACCCGGATGTACTGGAAACTCTTCGCGCTGAATTGAACAAGAAAGGATTGCTGCATGCAG ACAAAACAGTGCCTCTGTCTTACGAGAACATATTGACACTAGAGTATACTCAGTGGATCATAAAGGAAGTTTTAAGGCTCCTTCCTCCAGTGGGAGGCGCTTTCCGAAAAGCCGAGAAGACTCTGGAACTTGGA AACTACCAGGTCCCAAAAGGATGGTCGGTCATGTACAGCATCAGAGACACACACAATACTTCAGACTTGTTCCATGACAGAAACTTGTTCTTACCTGAACGTTGGCAGGACACAACATTGCAG ACAACTCTTCGCAAGCCTGAATCCTGTAGTTATATCCCCTTTGGAGCTGGCCCTCGTTCATGTCTAGGAAAGTCTCTTGCCGTCTTGGAGATGTCAGTGTTTCTGATTGAGTTAGCTCGTCTGGTGGACTGGGAGCTGCACAACCCTGCCGCTAACATGGTCTACTTGCCGGTGACCAAATGTGAGGACGATCTGCCGGTGACCTTTCATCTTCGCCAATAA
- the LOC106068684 gene encoding cytochrome P450 26A1-like isoform X2 produces MKDKTCGLPLPPGDMGWPLIGQNLQFAWKKAQFFVDNFLQYGNIYKTHIFGSPMVRLTGVDYIWPLVSRESQLLSMNVPKSSRVMFGENSLVIYTGVEHFKLKKKLLTAFTPVRLNDYLPCIQEHIRRHLLAWCCQGRMLAFPACEKLMADIMVEITLGCRKEHDPDGLVRESFRTVNKNLISLPLSVPGSGYYQAQKARKVLVEFILNRLSQRGDTDHISMLDVLLVNQSLDNTEADNGGLSREEIVDNALTTLIAGSGTTSGALSCLILMLGKYPDVLETLRAELNKKGLLHADKTVPLSYENILTLEYTQWIIKEVLRLLPPVGGAFRKAEKTLELGNYQVPKGWSVMYSIRDTHNTSDLFHDRNLFLPERWQDTTLQTTLRKPESCSYIPFGAGPRSCLGKSLAVLEMSVFLIELARLVDWELHNPAANMVYLPVTKCEDDLPVTFHLRQ; encoded by the exons ATGAAAGACAAGACGTGTGGTCTCCCTCTTCCCCCTGGAGACATGGGCTGGCCACTCATTGGACAAAACCTCCAGTTTGCTTGGAAG AAAGCTCAGTTTTTTGTTGACAATTTTCTCCAATACGGTAATATCTACAAGACCCACATCTTTGGCAGTCCGATGGTCAGGCTAACTGGGGTTGATTACATCTGGCCACTGGTCAGCAGAGAATCTCAGTTACTGTCAATGAATGTACCCAAATCGAGTCGAGTTATGTTTGGAGAAAACAGCCTTGTCATCTACACAGGTGTGGAGCATTTCAAACTGAAGAAAAAACTGTTGACTGCCTTTACTCCAGTCAG GCTGAACGACTATTTGCCTTGCATACAAGAACACATCAGGAGGCATTTGCTGGCCTGGTGCTGTCAGGGTAGAATGCTGGCGTTTCCCGCATGCGAGAAGCTGATGGCGGACATCATGGTTGAGATCACGTTGGGATGCCGCAAGGAACACGATCCCGATGGCCTGGTGAGGGAATCTTTCAGAACCGTGAACAAGAATTTGATTAGTCTACCTCTCAGTGTTCCTGGATCAGGGTACTATCAG GCTCAGAAAGCGAGGAAAGTCTTAGTCGAGTTCATCCTAAACAGGTTGTCCCAAAGAGGTGACACAGATCACATCAGCATGCTAGATGTTTTACTGGTCAATCAATCGTTGGACAACACAGAGGCTGACAATGGTGGTCTCAGTCGCGAGGAGATCGTCGACAATGCATTAACAACACTGATCGCAGGTTCAGGAACCACTTCTGGCGCACTTAGCTGTTTGATACTCATGCTGGGTAAATACCCGGATGTACTGGAAACTCTTCGCGCTGAATTGAACAAGAAAGGATTGCTGCATGCAG ACAAAACAGTGCCTCTGTCTTACGAGAACATATTGACACTAGAGTATACTCAGTGGATCATAAAGGAAGTTTTAAGGCTCCTTCCTCCAGTGGGAGGCGCTTTCCGAAAAGCCGAGAAGACTCTGGAACTTGGA AACTACCAGGTCCCAAAAGGATGGTCGGTCATGTACAGCATCAGAGACACACACAATACTTCAGACTTGTTCCATGACAGAAACTTGTTCTTACCTGAACGTTGGCAGGACACAACATTGCAG ACAACTCTTCGCAAGCCTGAATCCTGTAGTTATATCCCCTTTGGAGCTGGCCCTCGTTCATGTCTAGGAAAGTCTCTTGCCGTCTTGGAGATGTCAGTGTTTCTGATTGAGTTAGCTCGTCTGGTGGACTGGGAGCTGCACAACCCTGCCGCTAACATGGTCTACTTGCCGGTGACCAAATGTGAGGACGATCTGCCGGTGACCTTTCATCTTCGCCAATAA